The stretch of DNA TGGTTGTACAAACGCTGCGCCTGCGGACGCGGATCTTTGCCCGGATCTTGCGCCAGCCGCCGCAGCGTGGCAATTTCCCGCGCCAACGCAGCCTCATTGACCTCCAGCGTCACCACGCGCGCCACGTTGTCGTGCTGAACCACGATGCGCAAGCGGCGTTCGCTCACCAGATAAGTCAGTTGCAACCGCCCCACCGGCAGGGCCGCGCGTGTCACGGTGGTCAGCGGCACGACATCCGGCACCGCAGCCGACGCGGTGGACGAAGAAGCAGTCGGCGATGTTGCCGGAATGGGCGAGGCGGCGGCACTCGGCGCGCTCCACGCCGCCGTCGCCTCGTCCAATACACGCAGCATGTCAGCCTGCGCCGTCGCCAGCTCCGCCGCGCTGCCTGCGCTGCCCTGCGCCTGCTGTTCCCGTGCCTTCGCCAGCGCTTGGGCGGCTTGCTCCAATGCGTGCGTACGCGCCGTGAACTGCTGCTGCGCCGACTGATCCACGCCGTCGAAACCAAGACGCGCAATGCGGGCGTCCTGCCGGCCATCGGCGCTGGTGTCGGCGCCGCGCACCAGATCGTGGAATTCATTTTCCTCCACCATCGCCAGCACGCTTTCCGCTTCGCCGATACGTCGCCGGTCCAGCAAGCGATCAACCAATTGCTGATACGCTACCTGCTTCAGTTGCACAAAACTGTGCTGCTGCTCAACCGGCAAGCCAGTGATATTCTCACGCGCTAACTGCAAGGCATTCACCGCCTGCTTACCAAGAAACACCGCCTGATTGCCGTCATCGAGCACGCTCAACTGCGCAGCGGCACGCGCCTGCAACAACGTAGCGCGATTAGCCAGACCAATCGCCATGGCGCGCGCGCTTTGCTGACGCGCCAGCGCCAGATCCGGCACGCGTGCATTCAACGCGGCGGCATCCAGCAGCGCATTGGCATAAGTGGGATGCGACAGACCACGCTGTCCAGCCAACTGCTGCGCCAGCACGCCAACACGTTCTGCCAGCTCAGACAAGGCTTGCGCATTGATGCCAACCCGTTCGGCACGTACCGCGTTCAGCGCCAGATCCACTTCAGTCTGGCCATTGGCCATCGGATCAGGTAACGCCGCCACGCGCTGCGCCAACTCGGCCAGTGTGCTCTCGGCTTGCTCGTAGCGTCCCAGCGCCAGCAGCGCCTGCGCTCGCAGCATGGCGGCGACGCGCTCATCACCGCCCAACTCCCCTGCGCGGCCCGGGCTACGGCGGCGGCACGTTCGGCCTCCTCCAGCGCCGGCTGCGCCTGCCCTAGCGCCAGCAGCGCCTTGGCATGGGCCAGCTGAAGCCATACGCACGAAGCGGCAATCCCGCCCGGCATCGCGCGGCAAGCGTCAAATCCCGCCTGCGCCGCAGCCGCCGAGCGGCCCAGACGATTATTCGCCAGCTGCGCACTCGCCACGTCCTGCCAGGCGCTGATGGTTTGTGCATGGTGTTCGCCCAAGGTTGCGCGACGGATGCGCAGTACCTGTTCCGCCTCGCTGGCTGCCTTTGCCGCCTCGCCCAGCCGCAGGTGAATGGCCG from Duganella dendranthematis encodes:
- a CDS encoding CHAT domain-containing protein; amino-acid sequence: MANGQTEVDLALNAVRAERVGINAQALSELAERVGVLAQQLAGQRGLSHPTYANALLDAAALNARVPDLALARQQSARAMAIGLANRATLLQARAAAQLSVLDDGNQAVFLGKQAVNALQLARENITGLPVEQQHSFVQLKQVAYQQLVDRLLDRRRIGEAESVLAMVEENEFHDLVRGADTSADGRQDARIARLGFDGVDQSAQQQFTARTHALEQAAQALAKAREQQAQGSAGSAAELATAQADMLRVLDEATAAWSAPSAAASPIPATSPTASSSTASAAVPDVVPLTTVTRAALPVGRLQLTYLVSERRLRIVVQHDNVARVVTLEVNEAALAREIATLRRLAQDPGKDPRPQAQRLYNQLLAPVAQELAQARSLNLSLNGVLRYLPFAMLHDGRHWLVERLPLQVAGGADSNDVPTAINAPTRTHSVALFGQSQATDDLPALPYVARELQAVSATERAGHIPSQTFLDASFTAATLEQALQRDSMVHIASHFVLRSGRDDGSYLLLGNGQRLSLAELAQPRFRFTGLDLLTLSACETAVPAGVDATGRELASLAWLARERGARNVLASLWRVSDRSTATLMTDFYQALGRGVSKPEALRQAQLRQIASATATGAGRARGLKPIDVPASAIMPAGTHSHPFYWAGFTMLGN